A part of Terriglobus roseus genomic DNA contains:
- a CDS encoding alpha-galactosidase — translation MLSAMSFCLHRTLRNLLLLAAPLAAASASAQTAAFQNCYARWSATELTVGNTHFERRWQIRNGHLYATSFQDRDAKKEWLAAPSRLSSPRIAGPQADATVAIHAETGRTNPVEAASLQLRIDIGSDQHLRMKIFPDATGIEEDFTAPANTSTQTDTPQTIATGKEAEANKAKKDNEPALDEFSLQPQHLRLTEVTLRDVTDTHNQLVSTREWMFMNNEEDILARGNIVYVEDVLSGAGLIFLKQSPLPDARAQQSLFDLRMMASDRTVRLTGAGYPFAVLAYSGGRSGRIRALHTYQRQLRVYEPQRDAAFLSNTWGDRNRDARINADFITKEIEAGAKLGVDAVQIDDGWQYGKSMNSAVKSGGVWSGFWANSSHFWDVDPQRFPQGLKPLVQQAATHHMKFGLWYAPDSSDDFANWQRDANRILELWRNEGVLYFKFDSIVMSTPTAEQHVQQMFDRILAESKGAITIDLDVTAGRRPGYFGMIEGGTTFVENRYTDFHRYYPHMTLRNLWQLSEFVDPIRLRMEFLNNTRNTQRYADDPLAPANYTPDALFASVMFSSPLGWFETSSLPPAYIASAAPVIATWKRERERLFRGNIQPIGNAPDGVAWTGFASTDADNKGGYLLLFREANSNAQWTTSLPIGIAANTKLTVLAGTGTATERDGAAAVTIAKPLGYVWLRFDSK, via the coding sequence ATGCTGTCTGCCATGAGCTTCTGCCTCCATCGCACGTTGCGAAACCTGTTGCTCCTCGCTGCACCACTCGCAGCCGCCTCTGCATCTGCACAAACCGCCGCATTTCAGAACTGCTACGCGCGCTGGTCCGCAACAGAGTTGACCGTAGGCAACACACACTTCGAACGTCGCTGGCAGATTCGCAACGGCCATCTCTACGCCACATCCTTCCAGGACCGCGACGCAAAGAAAGAGTGGCTCGCAGCACCATCGCGTCTGTCATCGCCGCGCATTGCCGGACCGCAAGCTGATGCAACAGTAGCAATTCATGCAGAGACCGGCCGCACCAATCCAGTAGAAGCAGCATCACTGCAACTCCGCATCGACATCGGCTCGGACCAACATCTCCGCATGAAAATCTTCCCGGATGCCACCGGCATTGAAGAAGACTTCACCGCGCCCGCGAATACATCCACGCAGACAGACACACCACAAACCATCGCTACAGGCAAAGAAGCAGAAGCAAACAAAGCAAAGAAAGACAACGAGCCTGCACTCGACGAATTCTCTCTGCAGCCACAACATCTTCGCCTCACAGAAGTCACACTGCGCGACGTCACAGACACGCACAATCAACTCGTCAGCACACGCGAGTGGATGTTCATGAACAACGAAGAAGACATCCTGGCGCGCGGCAACATCGTGTACGTCGAAGATGTTCTCAGCGGCGCTGGATTGATCTTCCTCAAACAGTCGCCATTGCCTGACGCTCGCGCCCAACAATCGCTATTCGATCTCCGCATGATGGCATCGGATCGCACCGTACGACTCACCGGCGCAGGCTATCCCTTCGCAGTACTCGCATACTCTGGTGGTCGCAGCGGACGCATCCGCGCACTGCACACCTATCAACGCCAACTACGTGTCTATGAGCCACAGCGCGACGCGGCGTTCCTAAGCAACACCTGGGGCGATCGCAATCGCGACGCCCGCATCAACGCAGACTTCATCACGAAAGAAATCGAAGCAGGCGCAAAGCTCGGCGTAGACGCGGTGCAGATTGACGACGGCTGGCAGTACGGCAAATCCATGAACTCCGCCGTAAAAAGCGGCGGTGTATGGAGCGGCTTCTGGGCAAACTCATCGCACTTCTGGGACGTCGATCCCCAACGCTTCCCCCAGGGGTTAAAACCACTCGTACAACAGGCCGCAACACACCACATGAAGTTCGGCCTCTGGTACGCACCCGACTCTTCAGATGACTTCGCCAACTGGCAGCGCGATGCAAACCGAATCCTGGAGCTATGGCGCAACGAAGGCGTGCTGTACTTCAAGTTCGACAGCATCGTCATGAGCACACCCACTGCAGAGCAACACGTGCAACAGATGTTCGATCGCATCCTCGCGGAAAGCAAAGGCGCCATCACCATCGACCTCGATGTCACCGCAGGCCGTCGCCCCGGCTACTTCGGCATGATCGAAGGCGGCACCACATTTGTTGAAAATCGCTACACCGACTTCCATCGCTACTATCCGCACATGACACTGCGCAACCTCTGGCAGCTTTCGGAGTTTGTCGATCCCATCCGTCTACGTATGGAGTTCCTCAACAACACGCGCAACACGCAGCGCTACGCAGACGATCCACTCGCACCCGCGAACTACACGCCCGACGCACTCTTCGCCAGCGTCATGTTCTCCAGCCCGCTCGGCTGGTTCGAAACCTCAAGCCTGCCACCGGCATACATCGCATCCGCCGCACCAGTCATCGCCACATGGAAGCGCGAACGCGAGCGCCTCTTCCGCGGCAACATCCAACCCATCGGCAATGCACCAGACGGTGTCGCATGGACCGGCTTCGCTTCTACTGATGCAGACAACAAAGGCGGCTATCTACTGCTCTTCCGCGAAGCCAACAGCAACGCGCAATGGACAACGTCGTTACCCATTGGTATCGCTGCGAACACGAAGCTCACCGTGTTAGCAGGCACAGGTACTGCGACTGAACGCGACGGCGCAGCAGCAGTGACCATTGCAAAGCCGCTCGGCTATGTGTGGTTAAGGTTCGATAGCAAGTAG
- a CDS encoding GDYXXLXY domain-containing protein, giving the protein MTLSGTKAAVTLLLIQSAIALSVAGTYALDRITKPRVWVRTQQFDPSTPLRGRYLALQLAVDGCSLPASGIDPSNTYSAFRGMPSTRRMGVWPVTLSAENGHLTVHAVATLSPGNSQAVSLWEGQDCHNAPLEQGVNFFLPEHAASPLPQSRDASLWVEVTVPSSGPPRPIQLAVSDSTGWHVLKL; this is encoded by the coding sequence ATGACACTCTCTGGAACAAAGGCTGCAGTGACTCTGCTGCTGATTCAGTCGGCAATAGCGCTTAGCGTTGCGGGAACGTATGCGCTTGACCGCATCACCAAGCCTCGCGTGTGGGTGCGGACGCAACAGTTTGATCCCTCTACACCGCTGCGTGGCCGCTACCTTGCACTACAGCTTGCCGTGGATGGATGTTCACTCCCTGCGTCCGGCATTGATCCCTCAAACACCTACAGCGCGTTTCGAGGCATGCCGAGTACGCGCAGGATGGGAGTATGGCCTGTGACGCTGAGTGCAGAGAACGGCCACTTAACCGTGCATGCTGTCGCAACACTTTCACCGGGCAACTCGCAGGCTGTCTCGTTGTGGGAGGGCCAGGACTGCCATAACGCTCCACTGGAGCAGGGCGTCAATTTCTTCCTGCCGGAACACGCAGCCTCGCCCTTGCCGCAGTCGCGTGATGCGTCGTTGTGGGTGGAGGTTACTGTGCCTTCCAGTGGGCCGCCGCGGCCGATTCAGCTTGCTGTTTCGGACAGCACCGGTTGGCACGTTCTGAAGTTGTAA
- a CDS encoding DUF2157 domain-containing protein has product MVPPVFRLLDLSCNAPLAAPMMLDIEPKLAEWSAAGVIDSATAQRIRAWEEEHASRTPRPEAQRWQVRLALIFGAVLLSAGILLFVAAHWDNIGPGFRLLLVMGALVGLHGAAIAVRERFDALAMALHAIGTVALGGAIALSGQIFNIEAHWPNAILMWALGAAAGWWLLRDVPQKTLTLLLVPAWAICELGDRMQPYEGGNVYLSRLALLVGAVYLLRYLAEPVRAVGNWLFAVEALAIPVSVGILADGWQYRYVFFTRGYSSFIPLRYRALWLLLVIGLMAWGWLRSREAFPVIAGAVAVGIALPWLVRPVSHGVVDLGNPWSRPYVTWEPSVFSYLLLALAAAALAWWGVRHKARGVVNYATVAFGVVVLWFYFSDLMDKLDRSLGLIGLGVLFLAGGYVLERLRRRLLLQMTEEAA; this is encoded by the coding sequence TTGGTACCCCCTGTTTTTCGCTTGCTGGATCTTTCCTGCAATGCTCCACTTGCTGCACCGATGATGCTGGACATTGAACCGAAGCTTGCGGAGTGGTCTGCAGCAGGTGTGATTGACTCAGCAACCGCCCAACGCATTCGTGCGTGGGAAGAGGAACATGCGAGTCGCACGCCGCGGCCTGAGGCGCAGCGCTGGCAGGTGCGGCTGGCGTTGATCTTTGGAGCCGTGCTGCTTAGCGCGGGCATCTTGCTGTTTGTGGCGGCACACTGGGACAACATTGGACCAGGATTCCGCCTGCTGCTGGTTATGGGCGCGCTTGTGGGGCTGCACGGCGCGGCCATTGCTGTGCGAGAACGGTTTGATGCGCTGGCGATGGCGCTGCACGCCATTGGCACCGTTGCGCTGGGTGGGGCGATTGCGCTTTCCGGACAGATTTTCAATATCGAGGCGCACTGGCCCAACGCAATTTTGATGTGGGCGCTGGGTGCCGCTGCGGGATGGTGGCTGCTGCGAGACGTGCCACAGAAGACGCTGACGCTACTGCTGGTGCCTGCATGGGCTATCTGCGAGTTGGGTGACCGCATGCAACCGTACGAGGGCGGCAATGTCTATCTGTCGCGATTGGCGTTGCTGGTGGGAGCTGTCTACCTGTTGCGGTATCTGGCCGAGCCGGTGCGTGCGGTGGGGAACTGGTTGTTTGCCGTGGAAGCACTGGCAATACCGGTATCCGTAGGCATTCTGGCTGACGGCTGGCAGTATCGTTATGTATTTTTCACCCGGGGCTATAGCAGCTTTATACCGTTGCGCTATCGCGCACTGTGGCTATTGCTCGTGATCGGTCTGATGGCATGGGGCTGGCTTCGCAGCCGAGAAGCGTTTCCGGTGATTGCAGGAGCTGTTGCTGTGGGCATTGCGTTGCCGTGGCTGGTACGGCCCGTAAGCCATGGCGTCGTTGATCTGGGCAATCCGTGGAGTCGTCCCTATGTGACCTGGGAGCCTTCCGTATTTAGTTATCTGCTGTTGGCGTTGGCGGCTGCTGCGCTTGCGTGGTGGGGTGTTCGGCACAAAGCGCGTGGCGTGGTGAACTATGCCACGGTTGCGTTCGGTGTAGTCGTTCTGTGGTTCTACTTCTCTGACCTGATGGACAAGCTGGACCGCTCGCTGGGACTGATCGGATTGGGCGTGTTGTTTCTCGCCGGTGGCTACGTACTGGAGCGTCTGCGCCGCAGGCTGCTGTTGCAGATGACAGAGGAGGCGGCATGA
- the accD gene encoding acetyl-CoA carboxylase, carboxyltransferase subunit beta, translated as MAWFKRQGNEIVSEAERTVRTEGLWVKCPDCGKAIFRAELDANLQVCPYCGHHFKMDARRRIDLLLEPGYELVDLDLKSTDPLNFTDLKPYKKRLAEAQAKTGLNDAIVNAVGKLGEHNVVISAMEYSFIGGSMGAVVGETIARAVDRSLDTRSPLVIISASGGARMMEGIVSLMQLAKISTALGRLADEKIPYISLMTDPTTGGVTASFAMLGDLNIAEPGALIGFAGPRVIEQTIRQKLPEGFQRSEFLLEHGFLDAVVSRKDTKAYLDRAFTWMTA; from the coding sequence ATGGCTTGGTTCAAACGGCAAGGCAATGAGATCGTCTCGGAGGCGGAGCGTACCGTCCGCACCGAAGGTTTGTGGGTTAAGTGCCCGGATTGCGGCAAGGCGATCTTCCGCGCGGAACTGGATGCAAACCTCCAGGTCTGCCCCTACTGCGGACATCACTTCAAGATGGACGCACGCCGCCGCATCGACCTCCTGCTGGAACCCGGCTATGAACTCGTCGATCTCGACCTCAAATCGACAGACCCGCTGAACTTCACCGACCTCAAGCCGTACAAGAAGCGCCTGGCCGAAGCGCAGGCCAAGACCGGCCTCAACGACGCCATCGTCAACGCCGTCGGCAAACTCGGTGAACACAACGTCGTCATCTCCGCCATGGAGTACAGCTTCATCGGCGGTTCCATGGGCGCCGTCGTGGGTGAAACCATCGCACGCGCTGTCGACCGCTCGCTGGATACGCGCAGCCCCCTGGTCATCATCTCCGCCAGCGGTGGCGCACGCATGATGGAGGGCATCGTCAGCCTCATGCAGCTCGCCAAAATCTCCACCGCGCTGGGCCGCCTGGCAGACGAGAAGATTCCCTACATCAGCCTCATGACCGACCCCACCACCGGCGGCGTCACGGCATCCTTCGCCATGCTCGGCGACCTCAACATCGCAGAGCCCGGAGCCCTCATCGGCTTCGCCGGCCCCCGCGTCATCGAGCAGACCATCCGTCAGAAGCTGCCCGAAGGCTTCCAGCGGTCTGAGTTCCTGTTAGAGCACGGCTTCCTCGACGCCGTAGTCTCCCGCAAGGACACCAAGGCCTACCTCGACCGCGCCTTCACCTGGATGACAGCCTAA
- a CDS encoding protease pro-enzyme activation domain-containing protein — MTHIASPRRLFCSALTTITLLVSVAFPALAGSQVARRLYSLPSSSDPRVSLPDTLSPRVKTASVLGHLGGETQLTGMSLVLKPTDAQSVALQQLLLDQQNPSSPQYHQWLTPQTYGERFGLSDADLSIVKDWLTSKGFTVDEVAPSRNRIVFSGTASAVESAFTTTLQRFHRADQDYFENSTAISLPQSLAAVVSGITGVSSYHIQPPVLTPQVVAPQYTTGTGTHYLVPWDFRQIFSMNTLVSQGYDGTGIKIGVIGQSSVTSAQLTYFQQLTGQTQKLPTMVLVPNTGTSGQLSVNDEQESELDLEYASGSAPGAQVLFIYTGTTQSSSNNGVFTALIYAVTNNLAPILTLSYGSCENQAASYANAVLELVLAQASSQGQTVLVSSGDWGATSCETPNSNGIVTSAQGGLSVSYPASSPNVTAVGGTALTGTSTQYWNASNNSYRGSALGYIPETSWNDSSPTLGLSASGGGASSVFGKPSWQAGVGVPSDSHRDIPDVAFPSSPQTIGYLVCVVGTYQCTNGSTFGGSSGTYVFGGTSAAAPNFAAMLAVVEQATGNASGLGNINPKLYSLAGASNASSIFHDITAGNNMVNCVVGTTGCTSGVMGYNATTGYDQVTGLGSVDASGLVAGLTSSASKLTPTVSVTAANPTPWGGTTDVFTVKVTGSGATPTGTVTLTFNGTTPSTITLAAGTGTYTYTAPGCSSLSACSYTVVANYNGDSTYNNALATMTLSVPAPVAPTVNLTAATLTPTGGTADVLTVNVTGVNSAPTPTGTLTLSVDGTDVKSVTVTSGTLTFTYTYNVPACASTGCVHRVVAAYYGDTDYTTSVTSINLVVGTITKATPTVTLGATTLTPLAGATDTLSVTVAGTGALGSGIPTGTVTVVVDGSPLDTKAVNLGSYFYTVPSCTSVCTHTVVATYSGDTAFNSATSNTLTLTVGSALSMTPANSTLTVTAGATGTDVISLANTAFAGTISFKVSTTSTTLTGCYTLPSVTATAGTPITSTFTIYTNLANCSSSSAQFLPRSIASASPGSGNVPWRRGGMTIFTAGLMGSFFLRRRMRPAALLLVLLSVAALGLSGCSGGGSSSGSTGGTGGTGGTGGTGTTGTYTAKGTYPLTITATGVPSNGATSVTATTTITLVVQ, encoded by the coding sequence ATGACGCACATCGCATCCCCCCGTCGCCTTTTCTGTAGCGCACTTACCACCATCACCCTGCTCGTTTCAGTCGCTTTCCCGGCACTTGCAGGAAGCCAGGTAGCGCGCCGGTTGTATTCTCTGCCCTCGTCGTCTGATCCCCGCGTCTCCCTGCCAGATACACTTTCACCGCGTGTGAAGACCGCATCGGTCCTGGGCCACCTTGGCGGCGAAACGCAGCTCACAGGCATGTCGCTGGTACTGAAGCCGACGGATGCACAGTCCGTCGCGCTGCAACAGTTGCTGCTGGACCAGCAGAATCCGTCCTCGCCGCAGTACCACCAGTGGCTCACGCCGCAGACCTACGGCGAACGCTTCGGCCTCTCCGACGCTGATCTGAGCATCGTGAAGGACTGGCTCACCTCCAAAGGCTTCACCGTAGACGAGGTGGCGCCCAGTCGCAATCGCATTGTCTTTTCAGGCACCGCATCAGCAGTGGAGAGCGCCTTTACGACCACCCTGCAACGCTTCCACCGTGCCGACCAGGACTACTTTGAAAACAGCACCGCAATCAGCCTCCCGCAATCCTTAGCCGCGGTGGTCAGCGGCATCACCGGTGTCAGCAGTTACCACATCCAACCCCCCGTGCTAACGCCGCAGGTGGTTGCCCCGCAATACACCACGGGGACAGGTACGCACTATCTCGTGCCGTGGGACTTCCGCCAGATCTTCAGCATGAACACTCTTGTTTCTCAGGGCTATGACGGCACAGGAATCAAGATTGGCGTCATCGGTCAGTCTTCCGTTACCTCGGCTCAACTCACTTACTTCCAGCAACTCACCGGGCAGACACAGAAGCTGCCCACCATGGTGCTTGTGCCAAATACTGGCACCTCAGGCCAACTGTCCGTGAACGATGAGCAGGAGAGTGAGCTTGATCTTGAGTACGCCAGCGGCAGCGCTCCTGGCGCTCAGGTTCTGTTCATTTACACCGGTACGACACAGTCCAGCTCAAATAACGGCGTCTTCACTGCGCTCATTTACGCGGTCACCAACAACCTCGCGCCAATCCTCACGTTGAGTTACGGATCTTGTGAGAATCAAGCCGCCTCTTATGCCAACGCGGTGTTAGAGCTCGTGTTGGCACAGGCGAGCAGCCAGGGGCAGACCGTCCTCGTTTCCTCCGGTGACTGGGGCGCGACTTCATGCGAAACGCCTAACAGCAATGGCATCGTCACCAGCGCACAGGGCGGCCTCTCCGTCTCTTATCCGGCATCCTCGCCAAATGTAACGGCGGTCGGAGGCACCGCGCTAACGGGAACCAGCACCCAATACTGGAACGCGTCCAATAACAGCTATCGCGGCTCCGCTCTCGGATACATACCTGAGACTTCGTGGAATGATTCCTCCCCCACGCTAGGGCTATCTGCCAGCGGTGGCGGTGCGAGCAGTGTCTTCGGTAAACCTTCTTGGCAAGCCGGAGTAGGCGTCCCCTCGGACAGTCATCGTGACATCCCTGACGTCGCCTTTCCGTCCTCCCCTCAGACCATCGGATACCTTGTCTGCGTCGTTGGAACCTATCAGTGCACCAATGGTTCAACCTTCGGAGGATCTTCCGGAACATACGTCTTCGGAGGCACATCGGCTGCCGCGCCCAATTTTGCTGCAATGCTGGCCGTGGTGGAACAAGCCACTGGCAATGCCTCTGGCTTGGGAAACATCAACCCCAAGCTTTACTCCCTGGCAGGAGCAAGTAACGCCAGCAGCATCTTTCACGACATCACCGCTGGCAACAACATGGTGAACTGCGTCGTGGGAACGACGGGCTGTACATCTGGCGTCATGGGTTATAACGCGACGACAGGCTATGACCAGGTAACGGGCCTGGGCTCTGTCGATGCCAGCGGCCTCGTTGCCGGGTTAACATCTTCCGCTTCCAAGCTCACGCCAACCGTCAGCGTAACGGCTGCAAACCCCACACCATGGGGTGGAACCACTGACGTATTCACAGTGAAGGTGACTGGTAGCGGTGCAACGCCGACTGGAACAGTAACGTTGACCTTCAATGGCACTACTCCCAGCACGATCACGCTGGCGGCCGGCACAGGAACATACACCTATACTGCGCCCGGTTGTTCCAGCCTGTCGGCTTGTTCATACACCGTAGTTGCGAACTACAACGGTGATTCCACATACAACAATGCTCTCGCGACAATGACTCTGTCCGTTCCGGCTCCGGTAGCACCAACAGTTAACCTGACTGCTGCCACACTTACTCCCACGGGCGGTACCGCGGATGTGCTGACGGTCAATGTAACTGGCGTAAATTCCGCGCCCACCCCCACCGGCACGCTCACGCTCAGCGTGGACGGGACAGATGTGAAGAGCGTCACGGTCACGTCCGGCACGCTCACGTTTACCTATACGTACAACGTGCCAGCCTGCGCGTCCACCGGTTGCGTGCATCGGGTTGTTGCAGCGTATTACGGAGACACTGACTACACGACATCGGTCACCTCGATCAACCTTGTCGTGGGCACCATCACAAAGGCCACACCCACGGTGACACTGGGTGCCACTACGCTGACTCCACTGGCTGGCGCGACAGATACCCTGTCCGTAACGGTTGCAGGAACAGGAGCGCTCGGGAGTGGCATACCCACCGGCACGGTAACTGTGGTGGTGGATGGTTCACCCCTCGATACCAAGGCCGTCAACCTAGGCAGCTACTTCTACACAGTGCCTTCCTGCACTTCCGTCTGCACCCATACCGTAGTCGCGACGTACTCAGGTGATACAGCCTTCAACTCGGCTACGTCGAACACGCTGACGCTTACGGTAGGGTCCGCCCTTTCCATGACTCCCGCCAACTCCACCCTCACAGTCACTGCGGGTGCCACCGGCACAGACGTTATCAGCCTCGCGAATACCGCGTTTGCTGGAACGATTTCCTTCAAGGTGAGCACTACTTCAACGACCCTGACTGGCTGCTACACATTGCCCTCAGTCACGGCGACAGCAGGAACTCCAATCACCTCCACCTTCACCATCTACACCAATCTGGCGAACTGCTCCTCTTCCAGTGCCCAGTTCTTGCCTCGGAGCATTGCATCGGCCAGTCCAGGTAGTGGTAACGTTCCATGGCGGCGCGGAGGCATGACGATTTTCACCGCCGGTCTCATGGGATCCTTCTTCCTACGTCGTCGCATGCGGCCAGCCGCTCTGTTGCTCGTACTTCTCTCGGTAGCAGCCCTCGGCCTCTCCGGTTGCAGTGGCGGCGGTTCCAGCAGCGGCTCTACTGGAGGTACCGGTGGAACAGGCGGCACGGGAGGTACAGGCACAACCGGCACGTATACGGCGAAGGGCACCTATCCCCTCACCATCACCGCGACGGGAGTTCCCTCCAATGGAGCGACCAGCGTAACTGCAACCACCACAATCACCTTGGTGGTTCAGTAG
- a CDS encoding S53 family peptidase, whose protein sequence is MTHTSSLSLRSAVAAAALLAATMFPAFAGSQVVRRLSTLPSSSESRVSLPDTVSPRVKSASVTGHLSSDTQLSGMSLIFNLTDAQKADLTQLLADQQNPSSAQYHKWLTPQTYGQRFGLSDADLSIVKDWLTSKGFTVDDVAPSRNRIVFSGTAAAVEGAFTTTLQRFHRADQDYFENSTAISLPQSLAGVVSGITGISSYHIQPPVHTPQAIAPQYTDGSGAHYLVPWDFRQIFGMNTLINAGFNGSGIKIGVIGQSSVDSNQLTYFQQKTGQTVTLPTLVLVPNTGSSGQLSKGDEGESELDLEYASGSAPGAQVLFIYTGTSTATTNNGVFTALIYAVTNNLAPILTLSYGGCESSNASYASTVMEPVLAQASSQGQTILVSSGDTGPAECELSTNTTTTATQGLSVAYPASSPNVTAVGGTQLNSDASTYWSSSNNSYGGSAVGYMPETSWNDTVAYKSLSASGGGYSTVFGKPSWQTGTGVPTDGHRDVPDVAFPAAVEEHAYIICSVDAPCTTTAGFGSSAGGGGLIGGTSASTPNFAAMLAIVEQANGGGALGNINSKLYTLAAGSSASSVFHDITTGNNIVNCSGGSSGCSSTTLNTTGTMGYSAGTGYDMVTGLGSLDANGLSTALKASTGTGGKLTPTISLGAATTTPTSGSTDLLTVTISGSGTAPTGSIVLAVDGTTVTTFASASASNTYTYTVPTCTITTANNCVHSVTALYAGDTNYFSASATINLSVPTTSTATSGSIALTPAAATLTVTSGNTGTDVITIASTGFAGTVSFKATTSASLNACYNLPSVTVASNASATSTFTVYTATSNCTSASAQSLGTKIASSQPTRSPWQRGGVAVLAAGLVGAFFLRKRMRPASLLLLALFSVGAFSLSGCGGSSSSTSTTTGGSTTATGTYPLTITATGVPSNGATSISATTTVTLVVQ, encoded by the coding sequence ATGACGCACACATCTTCCCTCTCTCTGCGCAGTGCCGTTGCCGCCGCCGCCCTGTTGGCCGCCACCATGTTCCCTGCGTTTGCCGGAAGCCAGGTCGTCCGTCGGCTTTCCACTCTGCCTTCATCGTCGGAATCGCGTGTGAGCTTGCCAGACACGGTCTCGCCGCGCGTCAAGTCAGCATCCGTCACCGGCCATCTTTCCAGCGACACTCAGCTTTCGGGCATGTCGTTGATCTTTAATCTCACGGATGCGCAGAAGGCTGACCTAACGCAGCTCCTCGCAGATCAGCAGAACCCATCCTCTGCGCAGTATCACAAGTGGCTTACGCCGCAGACCTACGGACAGCGATTCGGCCTCTCTGACGCTGACCTCTCCATCGTGAAGGACTGGCTCACATCCAAGGGCTTCACCGTCGATGACGTTGCACCCAGCCGCAACCGCATCGTCTTCTCTGGCACCGCCGCAGCCGTAGAAGGTGCCTTCACCACGACGCTGCAGCGCTTCCACCGCGCCGACCAGGATTACTTCGAGAACAGCACCGCCATCAGCCTGCCGCAGTCGCTGGCGGGCGTGGTCAGCGGCATCACCGGTATCAGCAGTTACCACATCCAGCCGCCGGTCCATACGCCGCAGGCCATTGCCCCGCAGTACACCGACGGATCAGGCGCACACTATCTTGTGCCGTGGGACTTCCGCCAGATCTTCGGCATGAACACGCTGATCAACGCAGGGTTTAACGGTAGTGGCATCAAGATCGGCGTCATCGGCCAGAGCTCCGTTGATAGTAATCAGCTCACCTACTTTCAGCAGAAGACCGGCCAGACCGTAACCCTGCCCACATTGGTGCTGGTTCCAAACACCGGCAGCTCCGGCCAGTTGAGCAAGGGTGATGAAGGCGAAAGTGAACTCGATCTGGAGTACGCCAGTGGCAGCGCTCCCGGCGCGCAGGTGTTGTTCATCTACACCGGCACCAGCACAGCCACCACAAACAACGGCGTCTTCACCGCACTCATTTACGCGGTAACCAACAACCTGGCACCCATCCTCACGTTGAGCTACGGCGGTTGCGAATCATCGAACGCTTCGTACGCCTCCACTGTCATGGAGCCGGTTCTAGCGCAGGCCAGCAGCCAGGGTCAAACCATCCTCGTCTCCTCCGGCGATACCGGCCCGGCCGAATGCGAGCTATCCACGAACACCACCACCACGGCAACCCAGGGTCTCTCCGTTGCCTACCCGGCTTCCTCACCCAACGTCACGGCCGTCGGCGGAACGCAGCTCAACAGCGACGCCTCCACCTACTGGAGTTCTTCCAATAACAGCTACGGTGGTTCTGCCGTTGGCTACATGCCGGAAACATCCTGGAACGACACCGTCGCGTACAAATCTCTCTCGGCCAGCGGCGGCGGTTACAGCACCGTCTTTGGCAAGCCAAGCTGGCAAACCGGCACGGGTGTTCCCACAGACGGCCACCGCGACGTTCCTGACGTGGCGTTTCCCGCGGCGGTAGAGGAACACGCGTACATCATCTGTTCCGTCGACGCTCCCTGCACCACCACTGCCGGTTTCGGTAGCAGCGCCGGTGGTGGCGGTCTCATAGGCGGAACCTCCGCTTCTACGCCAAACTTCGCAGCCATGCTCGCCATCGTCGAGCAGGCGAATGGCGGCGGAGCCCTTGGCAACATCAACTCCAAGCTGTACACGTTGGCTGCAGGCAGCAGCGCCAGCAGCGTTTTCCATGACATCACCACCGGCAACAACATCGTTAATTGTTCTGGCGGTAGCTCCGGATGCTCTTCAACCACGTTGAACACGACTGGCACCATGGGCTACAGCGCAGGTACGGGCTATGACATGGTCACCGGCCTTGGTTCGCTCGACGCAAACGGCCTGTCGACGGCACTCAAAGCCTCTACCGGTACGGGCGGAAAGCTGACTCCCACGATTAGCCTCGGTGCTGCCACGACTACGCCCACCAGCGGAAGCACGGATCTGCTCACCGTCACAATCAGTGGCAGCGGCACCGCCCCAACTGGTTCAATCGTCCTCGCGGTGGACGGCACAACCGTCACGACCTTTGCATCGGCCAGCGCGTCCAATACCTACACCTATACAGTGCCCACCTGCACCATTACCACGGCCAACAACTGCGTACACTCTGTCACCGCTCTGTATGCCGGCGACACGAACTACTTCAGCGCCAGCGCCACCATCAACCTCTCCGTCCCCACAACCTCCACGGCTACCTCCGGCAGCATCGCGCTCACTCCTGCCGCCGCCACCCTCACCGTCACGAGCGGCAACACCGGCACAGACGTCATCACCATCGCCAGCACGGGCTTCGCAGGAACAGTGTCCTTCAAGGCCACCACCTCGGCCTCGCTGAACGCTTGTTACAACCTGCCGTCGGTCACTGTTGCCTCGAACGCTTCGGCTACGTCCACCTTCACCGTGTACACCGCCACATCCAACTGCACGTCTGCAAGCGCCCAATCGTTGGGTACAAAAATCGCGTCTTCGCAGCCCACACGCAGTCCATGGCAACGCGGCGGGGTAGCCGTTCTTGCTGCAGGCCTCGTGGGAGCATTCTTCCTGCGTAAACGCATGCGTCCCGCATCGCTCCTGCTGCTCGCACTGTTCTCCGTTGGAGCGTTCAGCCTCTCCGGTTGCGGTGGTAGCAGCAGTTCCACCAGCACCACCACGGGCGGTTCAACCACGGCAACGGGCACTTACCCCCTCACCATCACGGCAACCGGCGTTCCATCCAACGGTGCCACCAGCATCAGTGCGACCACCACGGTCACGCTGGTAGTGCAGTAA